A genomic segment from Fusarium fujikuroi IMI 58289 draft genome, chromosome FFUJ_chr04 encodes:
- a CDS encoding related to methyltransferase: protein MADPISTADPVALEVDEADTNTASDTDSLGSIEGSSTSSITSSILKYRQENGRTYHAYKDGQYVIPNDEQEQDRLDLQHHLFLLTFDHKLYLSPAGREGRQLHNVLDVGTGTGLWAMDFADEHPSASVIGIDLSPIQSPFVPPNLSFQVDDIEEPWTFHVKFDFIYSRMMTASIADWPGFFAKAYDNLNPGGWIELADIYPITSDDGTLAKDSATHEWVTRLLDGTKMIGRPFDGANKYKEQLEAQGFQNVQQVVFKWPQNTWPRYKKHKELGAWNLENISSGLEGLSSAVYTRVLGWTKEELDVLLAKVRREMKDRTIHSYWPIYVVYGQKPEK, encoded by the exons ATGGCCGACCCTATCTCGACTGCCGATCCCGTGGCGCTagaagttgatgaggctgataCCAACACTGCTAGCGATACTGACTCTCTTGGTTCAATTGAAGGGAGCTCCACTTCGTCAATTACCTCAAGCATCCTCAAGTATCGCCAAGAGAACGGCCGCACCTATCACGCGTATAAGGACGGCCAGTATGTGATCCCCAACGACGAGCAGGAGCAGGATAGGCTCGATTTACAACatcatctttttcttctcacCTTTGATCACAAGCTCTATTTATCCCCCGCCGGCCGAGAAGGTCGTCAACTACACAATGTTCTCGACGTTGGGACAGGTACTGGACTCTGGGCCATGGACTTCGCCGATGAGCATCCCAGCGCTTCGGTCATCGGTATTGATCTCAGCCCCATCCAAAGTCCCTTCGTTCCTCCGAACTTGAGCTTCCAGGTCGACGATATTGAAGAGCCGTGGACATTTCATGTCAAGTTCGATTTCATCTACAGTCGCATGATGACTGCATCCATCGCTGACTGGCCCGGTTTCTTCGCCAAGGCCTATGACAATCTCAATCCCGGCGGCTGGATCGAACTGGCAGACATTTATCCAATTACCAGCGATGATGGAACTCTCGCAAAAGACTCGGCAACTCATGAATGGGTCACCAGATTGTTGGACGGCACAAAGATGATTGGAAGACCATTCGATGGGGCGAATAAGTACAAGGAACAACTCGAAGCCCAGGGCTTTCAGAACGTCCAACAGGTCGTGTTCAAGTGGCCTCAGAATACCTGGCCGAGAtacaagaagcacaaggagcttg GTGCTTGGAATCTTGAGAACATCAGCTCGGGCCTCGAAGGTCTCAGCTCTGCTGTCTATACACGTGTCCTCGGTTGGACTAAAGAAGAGCTGGATGTATTACTCGCCAAGGTTCGCCGCGAAATGAAAGACAGAACTATTCATTCTTACTGGCCTAT ATATGTTGTATATGGGCAGAAGCCAGAGAAATGA